The following proteins come from a genomic window of Saccharicrinis carchari:
- a CDS encoding RagB/SusD family nutrient uptake outer membrane protein, with amino-acid sequence MKKTIKYYTPILILGLLLFSVNSCTEKFDDPFENESFTSDVNYSIGENMILPVLGAYHGLYTRGWEEPLTLGLRGDDVNAAGDQTPMHEQDAFNYLASHWNANAVWQGHYKDIINTFTAIDEIEKYRLEGASDALADQYIAECRVIRSYLYLNIGRTFGGGIVIDQLDNIQNLPVSNKVEMMQYIVDEMEAAIPMLPAVNPNKRADIKGGVTQFTAYALQALAYQEMKDYQGVAKATSAIISSGEYQLANDFYHLFKKAGKLDDEIILEFQYSDFNQGEGNQFRHNFSPFGIGGWTPVVAGAGAGWGFYEPTTKYIKFMLDRGETVRLETSVVFTPDGITALQDDGVTLPAWVSNQNREGDVFNNNARLNFGSGKHIQPSTELIPGRTSPGSNKNFIVIRYAEMLLMYAEALTRGATSSISMSADDAVNLVRTRAGLSNLSGVTTQQVLDEKFAELAMEWGTRFYDMVRTENTAELSHEGKTFTMDKAYLPFPADQVAELPQLGEGIK; translated from the coding sequence ATGAAAAAAACAATAAAATACTATACACCGATTCTAATCTTGGGCTTGCTCCTGTTTTCGGTAAACAGTTGTACCGAAAAGTTTGATGATCCATTTGAGAATGAATCGTTTACCAGCGATGTGAATTATTCCATCGGGGAGAATATGATATTACCTGTTTTAGGTGCCTATCACGGTTTGTATACCAGAGGATGGGAAGAACCATTAACCTTGGGATTACGAGGCGATGATGTGAATGCCGCCGGAGACCAGACACCCATGCACGAGCAGGATGCTTTTAATTACCTGGCCAGTCATTGGAATGCCAATGCCGTATGGCAGGGTCATTATAAGGATATTATCAATACCTTCACGGCCATTGATGAAATTGAAAAATACAGGCTGGAAGGAGCCAGTGATGCATTGGCCGATCAGTACATCGCCGAATGCAGAGTCATTAGATCCTATTTGTACCTTAATATCGGCCGCACCTTCGGAGGAGGTATTGTAATCGATCAATTGGATAACATCCAAAATCTACCCGTGAGCAACAAAGTGGAAATGATGCAGTACATTGTAGATGAAATGGAAGCTGCTATTCCAATGCTTCCTGCCGTCAATCCAAATAAACGAGCAGATATCAAGGGTGGGGTAACCCAATTTACGGCTTATGCGCTACAAGCATTGGCCTATCAGGAAATGAAAGATTACCAGGGCGTTGCTAAGGCCACCTCTGCCATTATCAGCTCCGGGGAGTACCAATTGGCAAACGATTTTTACCATTTGTTTAAAAAAGCAGGTAAGCTCGACGACGAGATAATCCTCGAATTCCAGTACTCCGACTTTAACCAGGGCGAGGGCAACCAGTTTAGACATAATTTTTCACCTTTTGGTATTGGTGGTTGGACACCCGTGGTGGCAGGAGCCGGTGCCGGCTGGGGTTTTTATGAACCCACTACCAAGTATATTAAATTTATGTTGGACAGGGGTGAAACCGTTCGCTTGGAGACCAGCGTAGTGTTTACGCCCGATGGCATAACTGCCCTGCAGGATGATGGTGTCACACTTCCGGCATGGGTATCCAATCAAAATAGGGAGGGCGATGTTTTCAACAACAATGCGCGCCTGAATTTTGGCAGCGGTAAGCATATCCAGCCCTCTACTGAGCTAATTCCCGGAAGAACCAGCCCGGGAAGCAATAAGAACTTTATCGTAATCCGCTATGCCGAAATGTTGCTCATGTATGCCGAGGCCCTAACGCGAGGTGCTACGTCCTCCATTTCCATGAGTGCCGACGATGCCGTTAACCTTGTACGTACACGTGCCGGCCTAAGCAATCTGTCCGGTGTGACAACCCAACAGGTACTTGACGAAAAGTTTGCCGAACTGGCCATGGAGTGGGGAACAAGATTTTACGACATGGTGCGTACGGAAAACACAGCCGAACTCAGCCACGAAGGAAAAACATTTACCATGGATAAAGCCTACCTCCCCTTCCCGGCCGATCAGGTAGCTGAGTTGCCACAATTGGGAGAAGGGATAAAATAA
- a CDS encoding SusC/RagA family TonB-linked outer membrane protein, with translation MKKTIYVLSLLLVSTMLSAQQLITVQGRVTDTDNMGIPGVSIAIQGTTQGTITDIDGNYNLSAPTNATLVFSFIGFNNQEIPVNGQTTINVILEQSLEMMDEVVVVGYGTQKVKDLTSSITTVKADEIVKTPSGQAMQSLQGKVAGVQIVSAGAPGSEPTVRIRGIGSFPSSSDSKPLYVVDGMFFDNIDFINTSDIETLSVLKDASAAAIYGVRAANGVVLITTKAGNRKSRATITYDGYIGVQVAQNVLKMANAEQFVNYVNQVGAPADRQFVDNAMQRFGRSRINPNVPDVNTDWYKQIMHSSARQQNHALSVTGGSENTAYSMGLSYFEQEGLLKGKNSYERFNIRGKLDQNVNSWLKAGINMNVSNGTQYIADDGAWFKAYHAVPILPVYDPENYDALVAAGTDFPIRYSNAKLLGYRGTQNPFISLDYRDHRLDIRKVLTGVYSEISLLPEKLKFKTSYNLSLIHLSDRNVGLPYYLSASEDVNRELSSISKYRSLYFNQFLDNTLTYTDSFGDHNISAMVGTSYRNEWYDSLSGSAEDIPLNENTWYIGQSLSEDSKKVNDSADRLYGFSYFGRLSYNYQSKYLAYFTLRREGTSKYQEKWGTFPALGAGWVISEENFFRNNIGFIDYFKLRAGWGKLGNDKITRQTGANTTTPEYLAIDDTQVTGTVTTSTFGYLGWETVTGTNVGISANLLNNRLSIESDYYVRDTEGAATFVSLKLQPGGVLKNVGEIRNSGFELAVNWNGAIGNNIKYNIGANMATLKNEVRDLFGQEYLNSGSSEFRQRTQVGHPIASFYGYEVAGVYQNQAEIDADPIAVANGLVPGDLKFKNQDGNEVLDDDDKVFLGSYIPDFNYGASLGLSYKNIEFSMNISGQSGNKILNRKRGEIIWTNDTNIDADYANNLWSGEGTSNKYPSASGLRRGWNQNFSDLLLEDGKFFRIQNVQLAYNINGKKLLGEDMPDARIYFTAERPLTVFSYNGFSPEVPNGVDRQFYPVASVYTVGLNIKF, from the coding sequence ATGAAGAAAACGATTTATGTTCTTTCCCTATTGTTAGTGTCCACCATGCTAAGTGCACAGCAACTCATAACTGTGCAGGGCAGGGTAACGGATACAGATAATATGGGAATACCCGGCGTATCCATTGCCATACAAGGAACCACGCAAGGAACCATTACCGATATTGACGGTAATTATAATCTAAGCGCGCCCACCAACGCAACATTAGTATTTAGTTTTATCGGCTTTAACAACCAGGAGATACCCGTTAACGGCCAAACTACTATTAATGTAATTTTAGAACAATCGCTTGAGATGATGGATGAGGTGGTTGTGGTAGGGTACGGTACACAAAAAGTGAAAGACCTTACATCATCCATCACTACGGTAAAAGCCGATGAAATTGTAAAAACTCCATCCGGCCAGGCCATGCAATCGTTGCAGGGCAAAGTGGCAGGAGTTCAAATCGTAAGTGCAGGTGCGCCCGGAAGCGAGCCAACTGTTCGAATCAGGGGTATCGGTTCGTTCCCCAGCAGTAGTGACTCAAAGCCGTTGTACGTGGTGGATGGGATGTTTTTTGACAACATCGATTTCATCAACACATCGGATATCGAAACCTTATCCGTGTTAAAAGATGCCTCAGCAGCCGCCATCTATGGTGTGAGGGCTGCCAACGGGGTGGTATTGATCACTACCAAAGCAGGAAACCGTAAATCCAGAGCAACAATCACTTACGACGGATATATTGGGGTGCAGGTAGCACAAAATGTATTAAAAATGGCCAATGCCGAGCAGTTTGTCAATTACGTTAACCAAGTTGGAGCACCTGCAGACAGACAATTTGTAGATAATGCCATGCAACGTTTCGGAAGAAGTCGCATTAATCCTAACGTACCGGATGTAAACACCGATTGGTACAAACAAATCATGCATTCATCGGCAAGGCAGCAAAACCATGCCCTGTCAGTTACCGGGGGAAGTGAGAACACGGCCTACTCGATGGGGCTAAGTTACTTTGAACAGGAAGGCTTACTGAAAGGTAAAAATTCTTATGAACGGTTTAATATCCGGGGCAAACTCGACCAGAATGTAAACTCCTGGTTAAAAGCCGGTATTAATATGAATGTAAGTAACGGCACCCAATACATTGCCGATGATGGTGCCTGGTTTAAAGCCTATCATGCCGTACCAATTTTACCTGTTTATGACCCCGAGAATTACGATGCACTTGTTGCCGCAGGAACAGATTTTCCCATTAGGTATTCAAATGCAAAACTGCTGGGTTACCGGGGTACCCAAAACCCTTTTATCAGTCTCGATTATCGCGATCATCGCCTGGATATACGGAAAGTATTGACAGGGGTATATTCGGAAATCAGTTTGCTGCCCGAGAAATTAAAATTTAAAACTTCTTACAATTTATCCCTTATACATTTGAGCGACCGTAATGTGGGTCTGCCCTATTATTTATCGGCATCGGAAGATGTGAACCGCGAATTGTCGAGCATCAGTAAGTACCGCTCTTTATATTTTAACCAGTTTCTGGATAACACCTTAACTTATACCGATAGTTTTGGAGACCATAACATTTCGGCAATGGTAGGTACCTCCTATCGGAATGAGTGGTACGATTCATTAAGTGGTTCGGCCGAGGATATTCCGTTAAATGAAAATACATGGTATATCGGACAGTCCCTGTCGGAGGACTCTAAAAAAGTAAACGATAGTGCCGATAGGCTATATGGCTTTTCCTACTTTGGGCGTTTGTCTTATAACTACCAAAGTAAATACCTGGCCTATTTTACACTACGTAGAGAGGGTACTTCAAAGTATCAGGAAAAATGGGGAACATTCCCTGCATTAGGTGCCGGATGGGTTATTTCGGAAGAAAACTTTTTTAGGAATAACATCGGTTTTATCGATTATTTTAAGTTAAGAGCCGGATGGGGTAAACTGGGTAACGACAAGATAACCAGACAGACAGGAGCAAATACCACAACGCCGGAATATCTGGCAATAGATGATACACAGGTAACCGGAACAGTTACTACCAGCACATTTGGTTATCTGGGCTGGGAAACAGTTACAGGAACCAACGTGGGTATCAGTGCCAATTTATTGAACAATCGACTAAGCATTGAATCGGATTATTACGTCAGAGACACGGAAGGTGCAGCCACCTTTGTCAGCCTTAAGCTACAGCCGGGCGGTGTTCTGAAAAACGTAGGCGAAATCAGAAACTCCGGGTTTGAATTGGCTGTTAACTGGAATGGTGCTATTGGCAATAATATTAAATATAATATTGGTGCAAATATGGCCACCCTCAAAAATGAGGTGCGCGATTTATTCGGACAGGAATATCTCAATTCAGGTTCGTCAGAGTTTCGTCAGCGTACCCAAGTGGGACATCCCATAGCATCCTTTTATGGCTACGAGGTAGCAGGGGTTTACCAAAACCAGGCCGAGATTGACGCCGACCCGATTGCCGTAGCCAATGGACTGGTTCCGGGCGACCTGAAATTTAAAAATCAGGACGGCAACGAAGTGCTCGACGATGACGACAAAGTGTTTCTGGGATCTTATATCCCTGATTTTAATTATGGAGCTTCACTTGGCCTGAGTTATAAGAATATTGAATTCTCCATGAACATAAGCGGACAAAGCGGAAACAAAATCTTGAACCGTAAAAGAGGAGAGATTATTTGGACCAACGACACCAACATCGATGCCGATTATGCCAATAACTTATGGAGTGGCGAAGGAACATCCAATAAATACCCCTCCGCATCAGGTCTAAGACGTGGTTGGAACCAAAACTTTAGTGATCTGCTGTTAGAAGACGGTAAGTTCTTTAGAATACAAAACGTTCAGTTGGCTTATAATATCAATGGAAAAAAATTACTGGGCGAAGATATGCCCGATGCAAGGATATATTTTACTGCCGAAAGACCGTTGACCGTGTTCAGCTACAATGGCTTTAGCCCGGAAGTACCAAACGGTGTGGATCGTCAGTTTTATCCCGTTGCTTCGGTTTATACAGTGGGCCTTAATATTAAATTCTAA